From Pan paniscus chromosome 6, NHGRI_mPanPan1-v2.0_pri, whole genome shotgun sequence, one genomic window encodes:
- the CLEC2L gene encoding C-type lectin domain family 2 member L, which produces MEPAREPPSRARPPPPLAARPAPAPAAPRPRSPAEAEARGPEGLLRRSGSGYEGSTSWKAALEDTTTRLLLGAIAVLLFAILVVMSILASKGCIKCEAPCPEDWLLYGRKCYFFSEEPRDWNTGRQYCHTHEAVLAVIQSQKELEFMFKFTRREPWIGLRRVGDEFHWVNGDPFDPDTFTIAGPGECVFVEPTRLVSTECLMTRPWVCSKMAYT; this is translated from the exons ATGGAGCCGGCCCGGGAGCCCCCCTCGCGGGCCCGGCCGCCGCCGCCCCTCGCCGCGCGCCCCGcgcccgcccccgccgcccccagGCCGCGTTCGCCCGCAGAGGCTGAGGCCCGCGGCCCCGAGGGGCTGCTGCGGCGATCCGGGTCGGGCTACGAGGGCAGCACCAGCTGGAAGGCGGCCTTGGAGG ACACCACCACACGCCTCCTGCTGGGTGCCATCGCGGTCCTTCTGTTCGCCATCTTGGTGGTGATGAGCATCTTGG CTTCCAAGGGCTGCATCAAGTGCGAAGCGCCCTGCCCGGAGGACTGGCTGCTCTACGGAAGGAAGTGCTACTTCTTTTCCGAGGAACCCAGAGACTGGAACACAGGCAGGCAGTACTGCCACACCCACGAGGCGGTGCTGGCTGTGATTCAGAGCCAGAAGGAGCTG GAATTTATGTTCAAGTTCACGCGGAGGGAGCCCTGGATTGGACTACGCAGAGTTGGGGACGAATTCCACTGGGTCAACGGGGACCCGTTTGATCCGGACAC GTTCACCATCGCAGGTCCAGGGGAGTGTGTCTTCGTGGAGCCCACCAGGCTGGTGTCGACGGAGTGTCTGATGACCCGGCCCTGGGTGTGCAGCAAGATGGCCTATACTTGA